The region CATCCCTCCCAGGAGCAGAGGCCCCTCTCCCAGCAAGACCAAGGGCTCAGGGCAGGTGGTATGGCCCTGTGGCCCTCATCCACCCGCCCCAGCCCTGGGGCTCACACACCCCTTGGCTCGCATGATGCCAACTGCCACAATGACGAGGGCGCAGAAGCAGCTGGCACTGATGCCCGCCAGCACCACAAGCAGGGCGATGAGTGCCTCCCGGCTGAGGCCCAGGCTGCACTCACAGTAGGTTCCTGCTGCAGAGACAGAGCCCGCTAGGCCTGGGGGCCACTGTCACTAGCAGAAGACTCCCCAGGGCCACTCctctccctggcaaccaccataaGGACTCGGGCACACCTGACCTGCTAGACAAAGGagggggcctggctgggggcggggtctgggggcaggaggaggcacCTGCAGCAGGCATGAGCCAAAGGGACAAACATATCAGGCCAAGGGGGCTGCCAACCAGGCAGGAGTCAGGCTGAGGACAGAGGGCCAtgtccagcccccagccccacctcacACCTCTGGACGGAACTTGCCAGAAGGTGCTGACCTCACAGTAGGGAGGTGAGtcagggtgggtgggggcaggggtgggggcagggccccAGCTGAAGCTCCACTCCAACCTGAGCTCTGATATTTGAGAAGCCCTGGACAGGCAGCCTTGGGGCAGGACAGGTAAGGTGGACAGGAGCCTGGGAGCCACTCCTGGGGTCCCTGGCCAGATCTGAGGCAGAGTCAATGATGAGCCTGCCCCAGACCCAGTCATCTGTTTCTCAGGAGAAGGGGTGGAGTAGTTCAGGGTGTCTGGGCTCCAGCTGACCAACATCACCAGCCACCGTCCTCCTCCCAAGGCTGGGATGCAGGGACTGAGGGCAGCTATGGGGTGGACCTGCATTTGCTACCCTTACACTAGCTGCTTTGGGAAGGGTCCTGCTGACACCCCAGCAATGCCCAGATCTAGAGGGCCCCCCACTCATTCAGGAGAGTGGGTGTGCTGCCCACAGGCCTCATAACACCCTTTTCCAGGACGTGGCTCAGTAACGGCTGCAGGCAGCATCGGAGGACCCAGCTGAAATGTATCACTGGAGCCCACAGCCACTTTGGGACCCATGCCCAGGCCCCTCTGGTCTGCTCCCAGCACAGCTTCCTGCAAGGGCTGCCCGTTGCCCTTGCCTGCAGGCTGGTGTGGTGCGTCAGGCCCATCTCCTCCCTGCTGTCCTGCACAGCCACTCCACGaggctgcctccctcctccccaggggcCTGCCAGGAAAACTAGTCAGGCAGCAGGAGAAAATGCCTGCCCCATGGCTGACCCCACAGGGCACCATGGGGGAGGGCACAGCTGGGCCCTAGCCTGCTCTTGGTAAGCAGGAACCTCCCTGACCCAACACAGGTGCCCCTCCTGGCGGGGCCCCTCGGGACTAGCCCAGCTCCTGGCTCACTTCTGTGCCACTGCTTCTGGGCTCCAGGACCCGCCCAGGCTTTACCGCACCCGCCTGAAGGGACACAGAACAGGTGTGCCCATGCTGGGGGCTGGCATAGTCACCCTGCCAGTCCAGTCCAGCAGGTTTTCATCCTGGTTAGGATGACAGAGGCACACCCAGCCTGGCCCAGGTGGGCATGGCGGGTGTCAGAGCCCTCAGGGCCTCCACTAGAGTTTGGAAGAGAGCAGGAAGCCCCTCTTCTCAGGACCACAGCACAGCCACACGCAGACGCCCCCAGGGAGCCAGACCCGGCTAGGTGGGGCTGAAGGGAGTCGTTGGCTCATCAGAACCCTGAAATTGCTGAGCCATGCACCTAATACTTACCATTTCCTCCTTCAAATCCCATGGCAAGCAAAATTCTCTGGAGTAAGAGGAAGTCCTAGAAGCTGGACTGCCATTAGGGCACTCGTGAGCGTGAGGCCAACAGAGAGGTGGAGGTGGGCACTAGGGGGCAGCCTGCTGGAAACCCAGAGAGCATCTGGGGTGGTGGGTGCAGCTCCAGGCCTGGAACAGGACAGCACCATGCCTGGAATAGACCCTGCCTGGAACAGGGGGTCAGCTTCGCTAGGTACGGCTCTAAAGGTCTTGGGTGTTGGTGAAGCCAGTACCCTCCCCTGCCATCGGGACTCAGGCCGAGGGCAGTGCCAGGCCAGTGCTGGCCTTGGATGGACCCTGTGCTCTGGCTGGGGTGGACTGTGCTCCCAGGGCCCTTCACCTCCTGCTGTGCAGAGCCCCCAATGCTCCTGACCACACGTCCAGGGGTATGGAAGGGAAAGGTCCCAGTGAAGGCAAGCTTCATTGAGTTCCAGGCACTATGGCCAACCCCAACATGAGAGGGATGGAGAGATGCCCTCCCACTGCCAGGGTGTCCCAGGCAGCCCCTCCTGCCAGAGATTTGGGAGTTCTTGGCTTAGCAGGCATTCCAATGGAGCCCACACAGCCAGCAGCAGCCCTGGCTGAGCCCGGCACTTGGGACCATGACCCTTGGGCTTGGGGCAGGTGGGACCCAAGGGCTTCTCTTgaaggacagagaagcatggcTGTGCTGGAGGCAACCACACGTGGCTCAAGAGAAGCCAACTCCTGGGGTCCTGCCTGATCCTCAGCCTCAGACATGGGCCTCCACCCGCTGGAGCAGTCCAGGGATGCCCATGTGCCAGGACCCCAGATTTGGAGCCCAAACACTGGTGTGAGGTTGGGGCTGGGCCTGGCCACTGTGTGGCTCCCCTCGCCTGCTCCCAGGGAGCCAAGCCTTGCTAGGTTAAGGTGGGAGGGTCTAGTCCGGATAGAGAGCCCGATCATGTGCCCGTGAGGGGCCCACAAAGCCACCAGGACAAGGAAAGGATGGACCATCTGCTTTACTCTGCACtctggggctgggtggggccgGGTGGGGCCGAGGAGGCGTCAGCTGCAGCTCTTGGGCAGGCGGTAGACGCCAGCTGCATAGATGAGCTGCTGATCGCGCACCTTCCTCTGCAGGAAGCCCTGAAGCTCCTGCAGGTCGATCTCGGCCAGTGCAGGCCCGGTCACCACGAACATACGCAGCATGCTGTAGATGCGCTCCAGCGAG is a window of Manis pentadactyla isolate mManPen7 chromosome 3, mManPen7.hap1, whole genome shotgun sequence DNA encoding:
- the TMEM210 gene encoding transmembrane protein 210 → MQVHPIAALSPCIPALGGGRWLVMLVSWSPDTLNYSTPSPEKQMTGSGAGSSLTLPQIWPGTPGVAPRLLSTLPVLPQGCLSRASQISELRLEWSFSWGPAPTPAPTHPDSPPYCEVSTFWQVPSRGVRWGWGLDMALCPQPDSCLVGSPLGLICLSLWLMPAAAGTYCECSLGLSREALIALLVVLAGISASCFCALVIVAVGIMRAKGETHPRHTDSRLVGHFGAQEECMDLHAVHVESHVMDPDLEVSTTLPLEGHGLRTIPVDSVTLEERRPPPT